The genomic region ttcactttGTGCAGCGTGATTTTTCCATTCGACACGGAGTCTTCACCGGTGATGTAACCACCCTTTTCACCGGCAAAattcacataaccaccacgaaattgtttaaaattgttcaataattctttatttcctgtcatgtgtctggaacagccactatcgatataccaaatatagatagccctcttcagctgctcctacactccccaacaaaaatttagttagagtgtgggacccaagccatgatggtcttgggtcgtcctgattcgtcaacataagaaaactctttgaaataaccatcatcgcctctgtgtccaccatttccatttcggaaattgttggaatgagtccccgcaaatcgtggattatacggagttgacgatctgttggtataaccagagtttccataccctcggcttccatagttttggtaattgaaattttgattcctgggtggctcaaaattcctaccaaatctaggagcatcttcgtgtcttgagaatgatcgtggatgattatccgaatgcggtctttgatttggaaatgggggggggggtgacCCATTTCGATCATTCACGAATCTGTTCTGAGCATGAGGTCTAGcatagttgttgttcgaaccTCCAGAACGTATGTCATTCTCAACGCCTTGAAAGGTgacatgattttgtcgtctgtgaggggttttctcacgagtatcatgtctttgagGTACATTTTCTGATCTGTCCCCACGGTTAATAACAGCGGGTTTCTCCTcttgatcctgattttgttgtgatttaacatttggtttaacaactggttttacttcttgtttaatcactttgtttttctcaacctttTGATTTTTACCATTTATCTTTTCAACATTAACTGATTCATTTTGTGGTTTGTCAACAAAAGGTCTCCTTTGAGCAGGATCAACAAGTGATTTACccctgtcatctggacagtctgctgctaagtgtcctttcccacgacacttgTAGCATTTGCGAATTTTCGCAGCGTTCTTCGGACGTTCCTCATGATCGGTCGAAGATGATGAGCCGTTGTTGGAATTTTTCAAAACTTGGTTCACAAACTGAGAGTTGGAACCTGTTTTGATTTTTACTTCTTCTTTGACAAAATcctcccctttaacaaactcagttttagGGATATTTTTCAAAGTCTTTTTAGTTTTCCCACGTGACTTAGGTTTTGACTTctcattttgaacttgattgaaAATTTCTAAAATCTtgttgcttatcaaattttcaatgttttcaaggttcacctcatttttctttgaaattcCACTCTTCTTCGACTGATCTGAGTCAGTGACTTCATCTGGTtcagattctgactcactttgTGGTTCAACTGTCAGAGGGGTCATTGGCACAAAGTTTGCCAATTCAGGATCGATGCTTGGCATCGATGTATAGTTATGGTTTACCGGAGGAGGCACCTTGGTATAACCAATGCCAAACATTTCTTCCGcagattctttgagacgttggctgCTAATACAGAAGTTCATCACTTCAGATGAATCCCTAAACTTTTCAATCTTTCGTTGCAATTCCaaaatcagattatctttttccaaaatgattttgttcttttccaaaacagaattttgacttgtttcaagttcagattttaattcTTGATTTTTAAGATTTCCCTTAGCCACTagtctctcaaattcagagatatcatttttcagcgcttttatcttaattcggtgttctttatccgaaGTAGACAAAACcgcaatgagttctctggatttttctaaatctgcaattaagtttgtgttatgaagtgcatatctatcaatcttagtcacaaactcaacacatctagcacatcgcttatctacagaagatgattttacctcaatgccagccatgaatgcacaagTCTCATTTTCCACGGAattttcttccaaccttttagcttctgcatccgcaaattgctgcatttcagctgtggagatgttgaattcaaagcgttctcctttttctccatcttctgtcttgCTAGGCTTCTCAACAGTCTCTTCGATCGAAGGACTTTCATTCTCAGTAACATTCCCCGAATCCAATTCTTCCCCAATAACCTCAGCTACAACTGCAAGCTCCTCAATGCTAGTCTCTTCTACAACCTCTTCATACACCTCTTCATTCACAATTTCTGCTATAAATGCCTGTGACACAATTGCCCCTGAGATGTCTTCCAAAGCACAACCCCagtcataaggctcagtcacactctgtaaaggttgagccaccatagcattgtttgtcgaaggtgTGGTATTTTCAGACCCACTTGAACGAGCACTTGAGTTGGAGGCAGCATTTGATGCATTGTTTTGAGGTCTTGAATTGTTTCCTCGGGAGTTGTTGTCTCTGTCAGATCTTTCCATCttcggctttcgacaatcacgtgcgaaatgcccgtagatCCCACAGTTGTAACACTTTACCTTAGACATGTCGACCcccattcgagtctttgtctgacctcctatgaacttcTTACCCGTCTTCAGCAGAAACTTCTTCGCTCTACGGACTAACAGTGCCATATTGAGctgtagatcaagttcttccatctcgtcttgatctatctgatcaaagtcttcatcgagacttgacggttcaacgAGTTTCCCAAGACAGAAGTTCTCGTAGGCAGTCATGAAGGACGCCAACAGACCCATATTTTCTTCAATCAACTTCAAACCGCTTGCATCTATCTAAGGAATGTTTACACTTGTTCCTTGAGATTTATGAGCGccactagaagagtacatccCTTGATTTGAATTGGTTGTTCCACTTGAACTGACAGTGTTGCTTATGAAGGCGTGATCACTCGCAGGACCTTCATTCTCCGAATACAAAGCAACACCGACTCCACCATTACTACCCTTATCCGTTGGTTTCGAAGCCTTATAcaactgaggatcttggatcttctcgaattcagatgcttgatcttccatattccaagcgTAACCCCTCAGCTTCTGAACAACTTCTTCCAATGTAAGCTCTTCGTAGAGAACACCCTCTCTGATCAAagcggtgtacatattccattctctcGAAAGACAATTTagaaacttctcaaccttctcgaattcagtgtagataccctctttacttctatcaagttcgctcagcagatgataaaatcgattCACTGTGTCATCAAAAGATTCATTCTTCAGAGCCTTGaacacaacgaattgagtcttcaaaCGTTCGAGACGTCGTTTCTTGTACATTTCGTTTCCCTCATATCGCTGGATCATACTATCCCATAATTCCTTTGAACTATTTCTCTTACGGAACGTATGAAGTATAGATTGTGTCATTGCCATCGTTatcattgacatagctttctcttcacaatCATAGAATTTCTTCTGATCGTCTGTGAGAGCCAGATACGTATCAATCGTCAACGTACGtactggagtagctccacatcctttaacgatacacaaccagattttgatgtcttttgctcgAACATATCTTTCgaaacgctccttccactcaggaaaatcaagttcgttgatcaacaaaggaggtttgtcgctgcttcctacctcagcattgtgcttgaggttttgcaccattgTAGTCAGATTGTTGTTGGCCATTTTAGAAAACAACAGAGAACTTCGAAACAGTGAAGTGAGCTTTAGTCAGAGTGTGTACCCCGGATCACAGAAACCTGAAATAAACACAACAGAGAAACTCGGACTAGACTGTTAGGAGTTTAACCTCAGACCAACTAAGAAATTCGGACAAAACAAGAGATATAACTCGGACTTGATGAAGAAGACAACAAAACTCGGACTCTGTAACTCGGAACTTAAATTTAAAAACTTGGACACACGAAAGTCTAATAAACTCGGACTCAAGATTTACTCGGACTCAAGAAAGTCTAATAAACTCGGATAACAAATGCTTTAAAACAAACTTTGACTCCAAGTTAACCAAACTCGGACACaagaaaacatttaaaataactcggacacttatatatataaaaaaataaactcgGACTCTCTCTATATGTTAAAAAATTCGGACACTATGTATTATACATAAAGGAACTCGGACTCATATATTCTAATATTGAAATAAAGGAACTCGGACTTATATATTCTAAAAGAAAGTGGGACTCAAGatcttatatatattaaaaaaacttCTATGTATTGGAATGAAACAACCTCTTACTCAAATTCAAAAGAAAAAGGCAga from Helianthus annuus cultivar XRQ/B chromosome 10, HanXRQr2.0-SUNRISE, whole genome shotgun sequence harbors:
- the LOC110881572 gene encoding uncharacterized protein LOC110881572; amino-acid sequence: MEELDLQLNMALLVRRAKKFLLKTGKKFIGGQTKTRMGVDMSKVKCYNCGIYGHFARDCRKPKMERSDRDNNSRGNNSRPQNNASNAASNSSARSNISGAIVSQAFIAEIVNEEVYEEVVEETSIEELAVVAEVIGEELDSGNIEKFRDSSEVMNFCISSQRLKESAEEMFGIGYTKVPPPVNHNYTSMPSIDPELANFVPMTPLTVEPQSESESEPDEVTDSDQSKKSGISKKNESKPKSRGKTKKTLKNIPKTEFVKGEDFVKEEVKIKTGSNSQFVNQVLKNSNNGSSSSTDHEERPKNAAKIRKCYKCRGKGHLAADCPDDRGKSLVDPAQRRPFVDKPQNESVNVEKINGSRGETRCY